CGCCATCGGTTCATCGAGGTGGATCCTTTCACTGGCGACACGGGTCGGGAACGACCCCGCCGAGCCACCGTCGAGGATCACCCGGGCGGCCGGGCGTGCACCAGATGAGGCCCGGACGAATCTTTCGTGATCACAACCGGAACTCGTCCTCGCCCGCGCCGAAACCCGCCCGTAGGCCCGAAACGGCACCCGCCGGCCCCGATCACCCCAGGTCGAGACGGCTCAGCGCCGTGGTGACCGCCTCGGCGTCGACCGGGGCGTCGGTCTCCCATGCGGCGCCGCACAGGGCGCGCAGCCCGTCGTAGGGGTCGCCCTCGCCGACCAGTTCGATCTCCTCGCCGGCGCGTCGTGCCGTCCAGCCGCCGCACCGATGCCCGCCGGCCTCGTACCGAACGGGCGGGTGCGGAACGAGCAGCCCGCGCAGGTCGGCGGCGATATAGGACGGACGGTGCCGGGGCGCGGCGGTGAGCGCGGTGAGCGGGTCCGTGACCCCGGTGAAGACCAGCAGGCTGTCGGCCCCGCCGTTGTTGGCGCCCTCGATGTCGGTGTCGAGCCGGTCGCCCACCACCAGGGGCCGCCGCGCGCCGGTCCGGTCGATGGACTCCTGGTGGAGCGGCCTCTCCGGCTTCCCGGTGACGATCGGCTCGACGCCGGTCGCCGCCCGGATCACCTGGAGCAGCGACCCGTTGCCGGGCCGGGGCGTCCCGTCGCCGCCCGGAATGGTCAGGTCGCCGTTGGAGCCGACGAACAGCGCCCCCTGCCCGACCGCCCGGGCCCCCTCGGCGATCGACCCGTACGACAGGCCCGGGTCATAGCCCTGGACGACGGCGGCGGGTCGTTCGGCGGCCGTGGACACCGGCGTCAGGCCACGGGCGCGCAGCGCCTGCCGCAACCCCATCCCGCCGACGACCAGGACCCGCGCCCCGGCCGGCAGCCGCCCGGCCAGCAGCGTCGCCGCCGCCTGCGCGGAGGTCACCACGTCCTCCGCCGAGGCCGGCACGCCCACCCGGGTGAGCAGCGCGGCCACGGCGCTGGGCGTCCGCGAGGCGTTGTTGGTCACGAAGGCCAGCCGCTGCCCGTCGGCCCGCGCCTTCTCCAGCGCCTCGGCCGCCCCCGGGACCGGGTGATGTCCGACGTACACCACACCGTCGAGATCCAGCAGCGCGACGTCGTACGCCTCGCTCAGTGGCCGATCGCACTCGCGCACGTGATACCCCTTCTGGTGCCCATGGCCGGCGCGCAGCGGCTGCGCTCCTCCGGCCTCGTCGTGACGCCGTTCGCTCGTGATCGCACTCGACGCGGACCCGCCGGAACGGGTCGATCCACGCCGCCCCGTCATCGTCCGGGGGCGGGGCCGACCCCGCATCCCCCGTCCGTGGGAGATCGCCGGTGATCGCACCGATCAGCGCCGGGAGGCCAACGTCGCGCGCGCGTGCCGGAGCGCGTTGTTGTAGTGCTTGTTCTCCGGCCGCATCGCCACGGCCAACGCCAGGTGCTCGACCGCCGCCTCGAACTCCCCCATCCGGGACAGCGACAGCCCGAGCCCGAACAGGGCGTAGTCCTCCGAGGGGTTCTCCTGAACGATCCAACGGAAGCTGTCGGCCGCCTCGGCGAAACGCCGCGCACCGTACTGCGCCCGCGCCAACGCCTCCCGGATGCTCCGCGAGGACGGCTCCGCCTCGGCGGCCCGCTGCAACAGTTGAACGGCGGCCGCCGGGCTTCCCGACCCGAGCAACTCCAGCCCCCGCGTGTACCACTCGTACACGCCCCCGCTCGGCTCAGCCCCCTCACGCCCACCCGCGGGCTCCTGCGGCGCGGCGGACGCCTCGGGCCTCTCCTTGGCCTCATGGCCGGTATTTCGCTCGTCGCGCGCCGGCGCTTGCTCCGGGTTCTCCTGCCCCGCGCCGGTGTCCGGCGCACCATCGGCATCCGATTCTCGGCCCACGCCTGAACCTCCCTTCGGCCCCGACCCGCCCTCGGCCTTCGGCTTTCCTCCCGATACCGGGGAGCCGCTCCCACTCCGAGCAGCGCCCTCAAGCGGGGCGCCGCCGGGGTTCGCCCGGGGTGTCGTCTCCGGTGCCCCGTCGTACCCGTCGCTCGTACGGAGGCCGGCGCGTGACCCGACTCCGTCCGGCCCGTCCGCCGCCACGGGCTCACCGCCACGCGACCCAACGGCCCCGGGCCTCCCGGCGGCGGCCGACCCACCCGCCTCCGGCTTGTCTCGGGCGGCCGAAACACCCGCCTCGGACCTTTCGCGGGCGGTCGTCTCCGGCCTTCCGGCGGCGGCCGAGACTCCCTGCGCGGCCCGTCGCCTGCCCGCATCGGGCTCTCCGGCCGGGCCGGGCGCACCGCTCGCGGCCGGCGATCCGCTCCCGGCCGAACCTCCGCGTACGGGCATCACCCCGCGTTCACCGGCAGGGGCGTCCGAGGCCTCGGACGTTCGGGGGGCGGGGGCGGCGCCGGGGGAGCCGCGTTCTTCGCCGGGGGAATCCTCCGGTCCCTCTGGTCCTTGTATTCCCATATGGACCTCCCGTCCGACCCCGATCACGACCGTACCCGGTCACCGGGCTTCGTTGCCTCCCCAACTACCATGCCCACGGTGGACGCCGATCTCCCCTATGGCATGACTCCGGAGGATTTCAGCGCCCGGGTCTTCGGTGTCGACGAGCCCGGCCGCGGGGCCG
The DNA window shown above is from Thermomonospora umbrina and carries:
- a CDS encoding HAD-IIA family hydrolase, which produces MRECDRPLSEAYDVALLDLDGVVYVGHHPVPGAAEALEKARADGQRLAFVTNNASRTPSAVAALLTRVGVPASAEDVVTSAQAAATLLAGRLPAGARVLVVGGMGLRQALRARGLTPVSTAAERPAAVVQGYDPGLSYGSIAEGARAVGQGALFVGSNGDLTIPGGDGTPRPGNGSLLQVIRAATGVEPIVTGKPERPLHQESIDRTGARRPLVVGDRLDTDIEGANNGGADSLLVFTGVTDPLTALTAAPRHRPSYIAADLRGLLVPHPPVRYEAGGHRCGGWTARRAGEEIELVGEGDPYDGLRALCGAAWETDAPVDAEAVTTALSRLDLG
- a CDS encoding tetratricopeptide repeat protein, with the translated sequence MGRESDADGAPDTGAGQENPEQAPARDERNTGHEAKERPEASAAPQEPAGGREGAEPSGGVYEWYTRGLELLGSGSPAAAVQLLQRAAEAEPSSRSIREALARAQYGARRFAEAADSFRWIVQENPSEDYALFGLGLSLSRMGEFEAAVEHLALAVAMRPENKHYNNALRHARATLASRR